The genomic segment CAACACTTGACTGGAACAGGCTCCAAGACTATAACTCGATGGACATAGTCGCTAATATAATGATCGGTCTTACCAGGTTTTCAACCAATAATAATGGAGAAGCAATTTCAATTCCAGGTTGTGCCCTTAGCTGGGATATCAGCGAAGACGGTCTTAGTTATTTATTTCATTTGGACCCGCAAGCCCAATGGACTGATGGGCAAGCTGTAGTCGCTCGCAACTTTATAGATTCCTATACAAGAATGCTTGATCCGGCAACAGCTGCACCCTATGCTGACTTGATTTCAATGATTGATATTCAAAACAGCAAGGCAATTAATGACCATGAACTATTAATCAAGCTCAAACATCCAACACCCTACTTTATATATCTCAGTTCTTCAGTAATAACTTATCCTATTAGATTAGACCTTATCGACAAATATGGTTCAACATGGACTGAACCACAGAACCTAATTACTAATGGACCCTACAAACTCAAAAAATGGCAACATGAATACAAGATCCTCTTAGAGCGTAACGATGATTTTTTCCAAAGTAAAGCCAACATTAAATACCTCAAATATTTTATGGTCTCTGAGCAATCCAGCGCCTACACTTTGTTTCTCAATAATCAATTTGACTGGATAGATGGAAGATCTATTCCAGCAAGTGAATATAAAAATCTTCCGGAAGGGGAGATGGGGGCTTTTAGTGTTAATCGTTACCTTTTATTGAGAAATAGTTTTGTCGGCTTTAATCACAAAAAAACCCCACTCGATGATAAACGAGTGCGCCAAGCCATGAGCTTTGCGATAGACAGAAAGCTATTTACTCAAATTAGGTCCAAGGGTGATGTCGCAAACAATACCTGGATACCTCCAAGTCTTTCTAGCTATCTCGACACAGAACAAATCGCCAACAACTTTGAA from the Cyanobacteriota bacterium genome contains:
- a CDS encoding peptide ABC transporter substrate-binding protein; translated protein: MKKLLIIILFLASCSKTPEPDTLRMNLGTEPPTLDWNRLQDYNSMDIVANIMIGLTRFSTNNNGEAISIPGCALSWDISEDGLSYLFHLDPQAQWTDGQAVVARNFIDSYTRMLDPATAAPYADLISMIDIQNSKAINDHELLIKLKHPTPYFIYLSSSVITYPIRLDLIDKYGSTWTEPQNLITNGPYKLKKWQHEYKILLERNDDFFQSKANIKYLKYFMVSEQSSAYTLFLNNQFDWIDGRSIPASEYKNLPEGEMGAFSVNRYLLLRNSFVGFNHKKTPLDDKRVRQAMSFAIDRKLFTQIRSKGDVANNTWIPPSLSSYLDTEQIANNFEHKFKTPFKQDGFYPELARSLLAQAGYPEGKNFPELELAVPSREDTKLQAETLQAIWKQELNIKIKITTMEWKVFLARLRQDPPDLFRSNWGADYPDPDSFMALFTTNNPFNDISFHNNEYDYLVKTAAETIDTKKRRALYTRAEEILSQEEAAIAPLYIDRQSIIKKPWVKNFVYNPMDLVFLDRVQKD